A window of the Deinococcus malanensis genome harbors these coding sequences:
- a CDS encoding LacI family DNA-binding transcriptional regulator, whose translation MTIKDIAKAADVSISTVSRTLNGSSMVAPDKQQRVLEAASRLGYEPNAAAQGLVRGRSMTIGVLTQDIASPFYNEVARGIDAGFVGTGYQPIFVNGHWEVQDESAAISALTRRQVDGLIILGGRLADEQLHALAARFPLVLVGRRVAGLERRGLTVDNVHGAWLATTHLIQMGHRRIGHITGMASHRDALDRLEGYRLALAEAGLPFDPQLIFEGDFHEPSGSRAVDHWLAQGTAFSAIFSANDQMAYGARLGLYRKGMRVPEDVSLVGFDDLPASQFALPPLTSVHQPLFEMGQQAARLIFQQLHDDDTPTEAPLLPLTLSVRESVRYARSPAP comes from the coding sequence GTGACGATCAAAGACATCGCCAAGGCTGCGGATGTGTCCATCAGCACCGTGTCGCGCACCCTGAACGGATCGTCCATGGTGGCCCCGGATAAGCAGCAGCGCGTCCTGGAGGCGGCCTCCCGCCTGGGGTACGAGCCCAACGCTGCGGCGCAGGGCCTGGTGCGCGGCCGGTCTATGACCATCGGTGTGCTGACGCAGGATATCGCCAGCCCGTTTTACAACGAAGTCGCGCGAGGAATCGATGCGGGCTTCGTCGGCACCGGCTACCAGCCGATCTTCGTTAATGGTCACTGGGAAGTGCAGGACGAGTCCGCCGCCATATCCGCGCTGACACGGCGGCAGGTCGATGGCCTGATCATTCTGGGAGGACGGCTGGCCGACGAGCAGTTGCATGCCCTAGCCGCGCGCTTCCCGCTGGTGCTCGTCGGGCGGCGGGTCGCCGGCCTGGAGCGGCGCGGCCTTACCGTGGACAACGTTCATGGGGCGTGGCTGGCCACGACCCACCTGATTCAGATGGGACACCGGCGCATTGGTCACATCACCGGGATGGCGTCGCACCGGGACGCACTCGACCGTCTGGAGGGGTACCGGCTGGCCCTGGCCGAGGCCGGCCTTCCGTTTGATCCACAACTCATCTTCGAAGGGGATTTCCACGAGCCTTCCGGCAGCCGGGCGGTGGATCACTGGCTGGCGCAGGGCACCGCGTTTTCCGCCATTTTTTCCGCGAACGATCAGATGGCTTACGGCGCGCGTCTCGGCCTGTACCGCAAAGGCATGCGAGTTCCGGAGGACGTTTCGCTGGTCGGTTTCGACGATCTTCCAGCCTCACAGTTCGCCCTTCCTCCCCTGACCTCGGTTCATCAGCCGCTGTTCGAGATGGGTCAGCAGGCCGCGAGGCTGATTTTCCAGCAACTGCACGACGATGACACACCCACCGAAGCTCCGCTGCTGCCGTTGACGCTAAGTGTACGGGAGTCTGTCCGGTACGCCCGGAGTCCAGCACCCTGA
- a CDS encoding PRC and DUF2382 domain-containing protein, whose translation MARLFPISRSAHDLGGLGSPVGQKAYGMGGSQMGTIREALTDETGRIRYLVVDASSWFVAKEIMVPVGMARITDDAVYFDELTREHAGELSAYGPGQDTVYQNQVADERVLRAVDSPLQTGTAFNYRDEDDTDTLFTAPGRLQLLEERLVVNKDRLVAGSVEIGKQVQTVTQRVEVPLQREEIVIDRHVVRETRPVTGEVQLGDASVILRVELEAERADIGKQAFVTEEVSVGKRTVTDTETFTADVGREVLDVVETGAVGSRQPAGSVHLAQRSVDAIQDAAEPLEGKIDRR comes from the coding sequence ATGGCGAGACTATTTCCGATTTCACGATCGGCACATGACCTGGGTGGCCTGGGCAGTCCCGTTGGACAAAAAGCCTATGGTATGGGTGGCAGCCAGATGGGCACCATCCGCGAGGCCCTCACCGACGAGACCGGCCGCATCCGCTATCTGGTGGTGGACGCCAGCAGCTGGTTCGTGGCCAAGGAAATCATGGTCCCGGTCGGCATGGCCCGCATTACCGACGACGCTGTGTACTTCGACGAACTGACCCGCGAGCATGCCGGAGAGCTGTCCGCCTACGGGCCGGGGCAGGACACGGTGTACCAGAACCAGGTCGCCGACGAGCGCGTGCTGCGTGCGGTGGACAGCCCGCTCCAGACCGGGACGGCCTTCAACTACCGTGACGAGGACGACACCGATACGCTGTTCACAGCGCCGGGCCGACTGCAGTTGCTTGAAGAGCGCCTGGTGGTCAACAAGGACCGCTTGGTTGCCGGAAGCGTGGAGATCGGCAAACAAGTCCAAACCGTCACGCAGCGGGTCGAAGTGCCCCTCCAGCGCGAAGAGATCGTGATTGACCGCCACGTCGTCCGTGAGACCCGTCCAGTAACCGGCGAGGTCCAGCTGGGCGACGCCAGCGTCATCCTGCGGGTCGAGCTGGAAGCCGAGCGCGCCGACATCGGCAAACAGGCTTTCGTCACCGAGGAGGTCAGCGTCGGCAAGCGGACTGTCACCGACACTGAGACGTTCACAGCGGATGTGGGCCGGGAGGTTCTGGACGTCGTCGAAACCGGTGCCGTCGGCAGCAGGCAGCCGGCGGGAAGCGTGCATCTGGCGCAGCGAAGTGTAGATGCGATTCAGGATGCAGCAGAGCCCCTGGAAGGCAAGATCGACCGCCGCTGA
- a CDS encoding prealbumin-like fold domain-containing protein → MNFTLEGCRNDGSPVITLPNSSGDFICPDSAYTSGNLGKGWNELDLVPHRLTMSVGNQANATTSFSVVLAADHKTSGKTGYDVVTVPVINAAKSDPSCQIDVDIQRVGGSVTGGADQVVYTIMNVTLDKGKPCVVDYTLRLALGAAQYPGSSLQAYMFEKTDFSTGKRTIPLPVREIKPQELSKTMTASQGRDQVWDVRKQPTPATLNFGDVCAPGAVSDLGVQIRVAWEIKTVVPGNVTLLTNVYATNPAARTITVNVTDRMYQGSDQSTLIDTRSSGPVNVPANTANVLVLTHSYSLATTSDLANTVFNDVATATYTDLVTGVAVPGTTEARAQATVTTGTTTNATADVADSESITGTGLTFAVATPSIGAFSGYTAGTFVTGPVNWAVTGQTAAGSVTFDKTVRLDTKRVTSGVLSDAATLTGSDGASATASAAVNISSSASVSLTINKTIPSAQSTDQTFSFTVKNGAGASVGTPSITIPAGQTRGNVVVGNLEPGTYSAEETPAAGWAAVAAQQAGINLPDCAGAVTFNNNRLPKLTVIKVVQNDFGGTKTVSDFPLNVSGAAVESGVPGTYAPGQYKVGEGTLPPGYTMDSITGDCDATGNVTLDLNDNKTCTIVNSDSPGTIVVIKNALPANGSFAFTTTGTNYSGFTLQGATANGANVNTQTGLAAGTYTVRESTQLGWTLTGIGGSADPNTPYACLSTGSSTGLGDLATQTATINLKMGETVTCMFENTGRGVTRTQGFWQTHPQLALVAWTGGSAFGNTFPGVTSVLGDTTLCGKVINAGSLGTPGSSDLMGGFWSDISKTTSGAKRSALDQARMQLLQQMIAAELNASAFGSVPAGGMTMFLTWEAAFCGTNANAIKDAQRQAANFNETGDSGTFTPGTSADSRFARSIANSVRWNTLP, encoded by the coding sequence GTGAATTTCACCCTGGAAGGCTGCCGGAATGATGGATCGCCGGTCATCACCCTGCCCAACAGCAGCGGTGACTTTATCTGTCCGGACAGCGCTTACACTTCGGGGAACCTCGGCAAAGGCTGGAACGAGTTGGATCTGGTGCCTCACCGCCTGACCATGTCCGTCGGAAACCAGGCCAATGCCACCACGTCGTTCAGCGTCGTTCTTGCTGCCGACCACAAAACCAGCGGCAAGACCGGCTATGACGTCGTCACGGTGCCAGTCATCAATGCCGCCAAGTCGGACCCGTCCTGTCAGATTGACGTGGACATCCAGAGGGTTGGGGGATCGGTCACGGGCGGGGCTGACCAGGTGGTCTACACCATCATGAATGTCACCCTGGATAAGGGGAAGCCCTGTGTTGTCGACTATACCCTGCGTCTGGCCCTGGGCGCCGCGCAATACCCCGGGTCGTCCCTGCAGGCGTACATGTTCGAAAAAACGGACTTCAGCACTGGCAAACGCACCATTCCGCTCCCCGTGCGTGAAATCAAGCCCCAGGAGCTTAGCAAGACCATGACCGCCTCCCAGGGACGCGATCAGGTCTGGGACGTCAGAAAGCAACCCACACCCGCGACCCTGAACTTTGGGGACGTGTGCGCTCCTGGCGCCGTTTCGGACCTGGGGGTGCAGATCCGCGTCGCCTGGGAAATCAAGACGGTCGTTCCGGGAAACGTGACGCTGCTCACGAATGTGTACGCGACAAATCCAGCAGCGCGCACCATCACGGTCAACGTGACGGACAGGATGTATCAGGGCAGCGACCAGAGCACCCTGATCGATACCAGGTCGTCTGGTCCGGTGAATGTTCCGGCCAATACAGCGAACGTCCTGGTATTGACGCACTCGTACAGCCTGGCCACCACCTCCGACCTTGCGAATACCGTGTTCAACGACGTAGCCACGGCGACCTACACTGACCTGGTGACAGGTGTGGCGGTTCCTGGGACGACGGAGGCACGGGCGCAGGCCACCGTGACGACAGGCACGACCACCAACGCGACGGCCGACGTGGCAGACAGTGAGTCCATCACCGGCACGGGCCTGACCTTCGCCGTGGCGACGCCCAGCATCGGCGCGTTCAGTGGCTACACCGCCGGCACGTTCGTGACTGGACCCGTTAACTGGGCCGTCACCGGGCAGACCGCTGCAGGCTCGGTCACCTTCGACAAGACTGTCCGCCTGGATACCAAGCGGGTGACCAGCGGCGTCCTGAGTGACGCAGCCACACTGACCGGCTCCGACGGCGCCAGCGCCACTGCCAGTGCAGCCGTCAACATCAGCTCGTCTGCGTCCGTCAGCCTGACCATCAATAAGACCATTCCCAGCGCTCAGTCGACCGATCAGACCTTTAGCTTCACGGTCAAGAACGGCGCAGGAGCCTCTGTTGGTACCCCGTCCATCACGATCCCGGCCGGTCAGACTCGAGGCAATGTGGTCGTCGGTAACCTGGAGCCCGGCACGTACTCCGCTGAGGAAACGCCGGCCGCCGGATGGGCCGCAGTCGCCGCACAACAGGCAGGCATCAACCTGCCGGACTGCGCCGGAGCCGTGACCTTCAACAACAATCGCCTGCCGAAGCTGACCGTCATCAAGGTAGTCCAGAACGATTTCGGAGGCACCAAGACCGTCAGCGACTTCCCGCTGAACGTCAGTGGCGCAGCCGTCGAGAGTGGCGTCCCCGGCACCTATGCACCTGGACAGTACAAGGTCGGCGAAGGCACTCTGCCCCCCGGCTACACCATGGACAGCATCACGGGTGACTGTGACGCAACCGGGAACGTGACCCTCGACCTGAACGACAACAAGACCTGCACCATTGTGAACAGCGATTCGCCCGGCACCATCGTTGTTATCAAGAACGCCCTGCCAGCCAATGGCAGCTTCGCGTTCACGACAACCGGGACGAACTACTCTGGCTTCACGCTGCAGGGCGCCACAGCCAACGGCGCCAACGTGAACACCCAGACGGGGCTCGCAGCCGGCACGTACACCGTCAGGGAAAGCACCCAGTTGGGCTGGACCCTGACCGGCATCGGTGGCAGCGCCGACCCGAACACCCCATACGCCTGCCTGTCGACCGGAAGCAGCACCGGCCTGGGTGACCTGGCCACGCAGACCGCCACCATCAACCTGAAGATGGGCGAAACGGTCACGTGCATGTTCGAGAACACGGGCCGTGGCGTGACGCGCACCCAGGGATTCTGGCAGACCCACCCACAACTGGCGCTCGTCGCCTGGACTGGCGGCTCTGCTTTCGGAAATACCTTCCCGGGAGTGACCAGTGTCCTGGGCGACACCACCCTGTGCGGCAAGGTCATTAACGCCGGTTCCCTTGGCACCCCTGGATCCTCGGATCTGATGGGCGGGTTCTGGAGTGACATCTCGAAGACCACCTCTGGAGCAAAACGCAGTGCACTGGATCAGGCCCGCATGCAGCTTCTGCAGCAGATGATCGCCGCCGAACTAAACGCCTCCGCTTTTGGTAGTGTTCCTGCCGGGGGAATGACCATGTTCTTGACATGGGAAGCCGCCTTCTGCGGAACGAACGCCAACGCGATCAAGGATGCCCAGCGTCAGGCTGCCAACTTCAACGAAACGGGTGACAGCGGCACCTTCACCCCTGGCACCTCAGCTGACAGCCGTTTCGCCCGCAGCATCGCCAACTCCGTCCGCTGGAACACGCTGCCCTGA
- a CDS encoding glycosyl hydrolase, with protein sequence MFAHPLAMHARPGGLELSYPNRSQIVGATGLEKYEYPYTPDLTLGVAGLNSPDTKTDDFGDWTTTALWSDGAQTLRATFGHGLPFVYATKSGGDAQVTFVATPTVWANYGNVLGVSVNGRHYGIFAPSGAGWAVNNTVATSTLAGKDYYSVAVLPDASTTTLNDFKTYAYNFVTGSQVGWTYSPASATLTTTFNVSTVAKEGSAAGTLMALYRHQWMNSSSVNSGYTYVSPRGEMKVVRGSNSFSMTQKFQGVLPYLPDNGAANTLNKTQLAAYVNEANTSATLNPTGDSYWVGKGLGKLAELVPLAAQVGNTATQNAFLDAIQRVLQDWLDGSGSNLFYYNSTWGTLIGYPQGYGSEEELNDHHFHWGYFIKAAALLQQYRPTWASGATPQGRTWGASINDLIMDAANWTTTTSQFPRLRNFDPYAGHSWAAGHSGFAAGNNQESSSEDMNFSSALINWGSVTGNTAVRDLGIFLYTNETAAIEQYWFNQSGGVFPAGFNKPAVGMVWGDGGAYSTWFSAEKEAIQGINLLPIQAGSLYLGRNPAYLKTNYDFLGREPNTWKDIFWSAYAMYDAAGALTKFGSGAYTLKTARRKRTPTSSCTASMPWDRWTPASRPTCPTMRSSRKAPPAPTPPITPLPAPSP encoded by the coding sequence ATGTTCGCGCATCCGCTGGCCATGCATGCCCGCCCTGGCGGCCTGGAGCTGAGTTATCCAAACCGGTCCCAGATCGTGGGCGCAACCGGCCTGGAAAAATACGAGTATCCGTATACCCCCGATCTCACGCTGGGAGTTGCCGGACTGAATTCGCCGGACACCAAGACGGACGATTTCGGTGACTGGACCACCACGGCCCTCTGGAGTGACGGGGCCCAGACCCTGCGCGCGACCTTCGGGCACGGGCTGCCGTTCGTGTACGCCACCAAGTCCGGCGGGGACGCCCAGGTCACCTTTGTGGCCACGCCGACCGTCTGGGCCAACTACGGCAATGTCCTGGGCGTAAGCGTCAATGGCCGGCATTACGGGATCTTCGCGCCTTCCGGGGCCGGCTGGGCAGTCAACAACACGGTGGCCACCTCCACCCTGGCCGGCAAGGACTACTACTCGGTCGCCGTCCTGCCTGACGCGTCCACCACGACCCTGAACGATTTCAAGACCTATGCCTACAACTTCGTCACCGGCAGCCAGGTGGGCTGGACCTACAGCCCGGCGTCCGCCACCCTGACGACCACCTTCAACGTCAGCACCGTGGCCAAAGAGGGCAGCGCGGCCGGCACCCTGATGGCCCTGTACCGCCACCAGTGGATGAATTCCAGCAGCGTGAACTCCGGCTATACGTATGTCTCTCCACGGGGCGAGATGAAGGTCGTGCGCGGCAGCAACAGCTTCTCCATGACCCAGAAATTCCAGGGCGTGCTGCCCTACCTGCCCGACAACGGCGCGGCGAACACGCTGAATAAGACCCAGCTGGCTGCCTACGTGAACGAGGCCAACACCAGCGCGACCCTGAACCCCACCGGTGATTCGTACTGGGTGGGCAAGGGGCTGGGCAAACTGGCCGAGCTGGTGCCGCTGGCCGCTCAGGTCGGCAACACCGCAACGCAGAACGCCTTCCTGGACGCCATCCAGCGTGTGCTGCAGGACTGGCTGGACGGCAGCGGCAGCAACCTGTTCTATTACAACTCCACCTGGGGCACGCTGATCGGCTACCCGCAGGGCTACGGCAGCGAGGAAGAACTCAACGACCACCACTTCCACTGGGGCTACTTCATCAAGGCCGCCGCGCTGCTGCAGCAGTACCGCCCGACCTGGGCCAGCGGCGCGACCCCCCAGGGCCGCACGTGGGGCGCAAGCATCAACGACCTGATCATGGACGCGGCCAACTGGACCACGACCACCAGCCAGTTTCCGCGGTTGCGCAACTTCGATCCCTACGCCGGCCATTCCTGGGCTGCGGGGCACTCCGGTTTCGCGGCAGGAAACAACCAGGAGTCCTCCAGCGAGGACATGAATTTCTCCTCGGCACTGATCAACTGGGGGTCGGTGACCGGCAACACGGCGGTGCGGGACCTGGGCATCTTCCTGTACACCAACGAGACGGCGGCCATCGAGCAGTACTGGTTCAACCAGAGCGGTGGCGTCTTTCCCGCTGGCTTCAACAAGCCTGCCGTCGGCATGGTCTGGGGAGACGGCGGCGCGTATTCCACCTGGTTCAGCGCCGAAAAGGAAGCGATCCAGGGCATCAACCTGCTGCCGATTCAGGCGGGCAGCCTTTACCTTGGCCGGAACCCGGCTTACCTGAAGACCAACTACGACTTCCTGGGCCGCGAGCCGAACACCTGGAAGGACATCTTCTGGTCGGCCTATGCCATGTACGACGCGGCAGGAGCCCTGACGAAGTTCGGTAGTGGCGCCTATACCCTGAAGACGGCGAGACGAAAGCGCACACCTACCAGTTCCTGCACAGCCTCAATGCCATGGGACAGGTGGACACCAGCGTCACGGCCAACGTGCCCAACTATGCGGTCTTCAAGAAAGGCACCACCCGCACCTACGCCGCCTATAACCCCACTGCCAGCCCCATCACCGTGA